One region of Xyrauchen texanus isolate HMW12.3.18 chromosome 11, RBS_HiC_50CHRs, whole genome shotgun sequence genomic DNA includes:
- the LOC127651775 gene encoding caspase-3-like: MNGDYVDARREDTPDAGKDGGSGQQPIQVDAKGHSHDFRYSLNYPIIGHCIIINNKNFDHKTGMNQRNGTDVDAGNIMSVFRKLGYIVKVYNDQTVQQIVQVLTAVARDDHSRCASLVCVLLSHGDEGVFFGTDGAVEFKSLTSLFRGDRCLSLVGKPKLFFIQACRGTELDPGVEADSAYGSMRIPVEADFLYAYSTAPGYYSWRNTMTGSWFIQSLCEMMTRYGKELELMQIITRVNHKVALDFESTSNMPGFDAKKQIPCIVSMLTKEMYFTP, encoded by the exons ATGAACGGAGACTACGTGGACGCGCGGCGCGAGGACACACCAGA TGCTGGTAAGGATGGGGGATCAGGACAGCAGCCCATACAGGTTGATGCAAAGGGTCACTCGCATGACTTCAGATACAGCCTTAACTACCCCATCATCGGCCACTgcatcatcatcaacaacaagAACTTTGATCACAAGACAG GCATGAACCAACGCAATGGCACAGATGTAGATGCAGGAAACATAATGAGCGTATTTCGAAAGCTCGGATATATCGTGAAAGTCTACAATGACCAGACAGTTCAGCAGATTGTACAGGTTCTAACCGCAG TTGCAAGGGATGACCACAGCCGCTGTGCTTCATTAGTGTGTGTTTTGCTTAGTCATGGAGATGAGGGTGTGTTTTTTGGCACTGATGGTGCTGTGGAGTTTAAGTCCTTAACTAGCCTTTTCAGAGGAGACCGCTGCCTATCACTAGTGGGAAAACCTAAACTTTTCTTCATACAG GCTTGTAGAGGCACTGAACTGGATCCTGGTGTAGAGGCAGACAGCGCATATGGGTCTATGAGGATCCCAGTGGAGGCTGACTTCCTCTATGCCTACTCTACAGCACCAG GTTACTACTCCTGGAGAAACACAATGACCGGCTCATGGTTCATTCAGTCTCTCTGTGAAATGATGACAAGGTATGGCAAAGAACTAGAGCTGATGCAGATCATCACCAGGGTCAACCATAAGGTGGCGCTCGATTTTGAGTCGACCTCCAACATGCCTGGCTTTGACGCCAAGAAGCAAATCCCCTGCATTGTCTCAATGCTCACCAAAGAGATGTACTTCACTCCTTAA